A window from Cryptomeria japonica chromosome 1, Sugi_1.0, whole genome shotgun sequence encodes these proteins:
- the LOC131045385 gene encoding UDP-glycosyltransferase 73E1-like, giving the protein MDIVGGIPATFLEGFKVRTKYWGLILKWVPQVKVLTDPFIGGFLTHYEWNSTLESIRKEIPLLVWPYFSDQFLNYHFCKEMCKIGIDLEGVDIDENLVVMREDIEKGMRRLMESPQVQELRKRGMELKEDLLKIIMQGDSSLTNFNRFIHDMTQLFKSASI; this is encoded by the coding sequence ATGGATATTGTGGGAGGCATTCCTGCAACTTTTCTAGAGGGTTTTAAAGTGAGGACAAAATATTGGGGACTTATTCTAAAATGGGTGCCTCAGGTGAAGGTTTTGACTGACCCTTTCATAGGAGGGTTTCTCACCCACTACGAGTGGAACTCCACTTTGGAAAGCATAAGAAAGGAAATTCCATTGCTTGTATGGCCCTATTTCAGTGATCAATTTCTCAACTACCATTTCTGCAAGGAGATGTGCAAGATTGGCATTGACTTGGAGGGTGTAGACATTGATGAAAATTTGGTGGTTATGAGGGAGGACATAGAGAAAGGCATGAGAAGACTGATGGAGAGTCCACAAGTGCAAGAACTTAGAAAAAGGGGAATGGAGTTGAAGGAGGATTTATTAAAAATCATTATGCAAGGAGATTCTTCTCTTACCAATTTCAACAGGTTTATTCATGATATGACACAACTTTTCAAATCGGCTTCTATTTAA